The Malus sylvestris chromosome 8, drMalSylv7.2, whole genome shotgun sequence genomic interval TCAGAGCCAACCTGAAGGACTGAATGAAAAGACCTAGCCAAGACCCGGCCACTAACAGCAGCAAGCAGAAATCTTCCCTGTTTAGGGAAAAGGCAGTCATCCTCGGAtggaaataacattttttttatttcttgcaTAGTTCAAACAATTGAAGAGTGCATAATGCATGAGCACATATTTCTCTCATGGCCTGGACCTCCCAAAAATTTAATGTTTTTCCAGTGAACTTTACGGACAACAATTTCTGATAATGTAATGACATACTGAAAATGACAAGATACTAACAATCTGACTTGTAACATTTTCTTGTTAAATTTAATAGAGAGAAAGATCTTTCTATCTAAAACATTATTTGATAAATATAGAAAGTAATAAGAATACCAAAACATAAGCGACGAAAATTCTAAACAACTCACATTTGCATCTTCTGAGTGAAGATTAAATTGGGGCTCAATAACATTCACCATGAAATGACGAGTCCCCTCCTCCTCAGAATCATTTGTGTCTCTATTCTTTGCTACAATCATGGGAAACAAATGCCACTTAGCAGAAATTTTGGTctataaaacaaattaatgtCCATGACATTCATCACAATATAGTTaacaatatttatttaaaaagtcctgttcccttttgtttttttccctataaaaacaaaaagaaaagctcAGGAAATCCAAAAGTACACTTCTAAAAACAAGTTTAACACATTCGCATATTGGacataaaaatataagtaaTTCAGATTTCATGGGGTGGAAAATTTACCAACTACAGCAGATGACGAGTTCCCAACCACAACAGATGGAGAGTTACCAGATGTCGCTGATGATGAGTTCCCAACTGCAACAGATGATGAGTTCTCGGTGGCTGATGATGAGTTTTCTAATTTAACGGGATGTGCTGGAGATGAAAGTGAACCAGAGGTCTCTGCATGCTCGACGGAAGAGGAAGTAACACCATGGCTGGTAGTAGAGGGTTTAGAGTTACCATCTTGTTGCATTTCACCACCAGTATGTGCCTGGTTCTCCTCGTGTAATTTCCTTTGGGCATACTGCCTAGAAGGAGAAGGTTTGGATGGCTGAAATGCTTTGGATAAACCACCAACAAAAGACCAAACAGCATCTCTATTCTCAATAGTCCACAGAAGCTTTAGCCCATAAACAAATATACGCTGACAATTGTCAGCTATTACCACATTGTATCCATCATCATCACTATGATCAGACCGTGTATGCTCATCACTCTCACTCCCATTTTCAAACTCAGACCTCACATATGTCATCTCAAGATTTTTTCTTCCAGCCTCTTGCCAAGCTAATAACCTGGCTGGGTCAGCTTTTGGCGCCTGCCTTCTTATTGTGAAATAATCAGATGACAATAGAAATCCATCATCACGATGCTTCTCTGTGCAACTACTCACATAGTTACTTTTCTCATTGGGACCTCTATCCGTAGATGCAGATTGTGAATTTTTTATTGTCATTTGAACCACTTTTGCAACACTAgtactttcttttttatttaaaaatgccTTAGGCATATGAAGGTCAAAACCCTGGTAAACAAGATCAAGAGGCTCACGCTTGCATTCAAAAGTATACTTTTGCTTACCACGACTATAACACATTTCACATTTGAGCTTAGTCATATTAAATGTCAGTCCCTTAGCTGGATCATCATCATCTAGCGGCATATGTTTTAAACATGTAGGTGCAGCATCAATGCGGAGCATAAATTCTGTCATTACTCTGTCCAATGACAAGTTACCAGATCTAGGAACTCTTGGAACTCCAAAACGAGGCCAACGAGCAAAGGACCGCAATTTGTGAGGAGGAAGATAATTCATGTTCCAAAACTTTATCAACCATGCTAGATCATGAGCGCCAACATTTAGTGTCGGTGAAAGAACGGAAACATTGTCATCTTTATGAGGAGGACCATAAACAGTTCCATCTACATCACCATTACCTGCCTCGGTAGAAAAAGTGCTTTGCTTTTCAAGTGGAGAGGGCCTAAGAGAAAAGGTCCAGCGAAGGGATAGAGAGGTGGATCTGTATGGATCAAAAACCTTATCACGAGGTCTTCCTTCAGCAGGAAGTGCAAACAAATAATGATTCATGGGATTTCCAGATTCACATTCCCAACCTAATGTAACTTCAACTGTAAAGGCTGGAGCCTCTAGCAATGGACCGGATACACCTTTAGGAAGTTTTAAACCACGATTATTTGCCAAACTCTCCAAACTGCTTAAGAAAATCTTGAAAGCATTTGCTGATACATAAATACGGCCATCAGACTGCTGAATCTCCATAGAACCAGTTATTATTTGAAGTTTGTCAAGCTTTTCATAAGGATCGGTAGTCGCTAGTATATTAAATTTGGCTTCTGAAAATAATAAGGTGATGTTTCCATGAATATAATTTCTCATATCATCCCACCATGGTAAGCTCTTTTCCTTTTTGGGAGGAGTGGGAAGTGGATTAGGGTTCCTAACAGATAGATTAGCCCTGCGAAGGGCCACAGAAAAAGCATAAGTGACATCAGCAAAAGCAGGTTCATACCCCACCCCAAAGGACACTTCAGCTTTCTGAAAATGTAAGGATAAATCTGTAAATGTTTTCATAGGTGGAGTTGTGCCACTAGCCGAACGAAGCATGTTCACCTTTCTCCATCTCCCAATATAGACTTCTTTGTATACTTGAGGCTGAAAACTTGTTGCCTGATCCAAAGAAATAATTTCCAATTATACAGCATACGCGCACAAGTTTTGCATGTAAGGACATGAAAAAATCACATCAAGACCCAAATAATCAATCATGATATACATACAAAGGTTTGATACACTTTCAAATATCACTACAGGGTCTGATCACAGAAGACAGAAGAATGGTTTTTCATTTTGACAAGAAGAAGAACCTGGGAGTCATTTTATCCAGGAAAAGAAAAGGTGAAGGATATTCAGCACCTTTTGATGAATGATATTGCTAGGGTCTCTAGGCaattatttttcattagttttcactCTCTTTTTTCGGCCTTGGGCCTCAACTGGACCCCAACAAAAGGTGAAATACAGGCAATGCGTACAAGCAGTCTACAGAAGATATTAAGGCAGCTTATGTGAGCAAATCCAAAACAAGTATTTTAACCTAAGAAATATGCACACAAACTCCGTTTCTTTATTGTCCTTTAGCTATAAAAAAATGTCTCCTTTTcagaaaagggaaaaagaaatatGCTACTTAAAAAACAGGAAGGACCAGGTCATCTAAACCCCACAATGTCCTCTAAGACTTTTTATGTCAGCATGCATGCACATAGCAATAGATGCAAGTATTTAGTCCTTAATTATCCAAGAAGATGGATTGTATGAAATCAAATAAACTTATAATTCCACTTCACAAACAATATTCTTAGCGCATGACCAAAAGGAGATGCATTGATAAAAGGTGGGTAATATCCCCGCATTTGACATTTTACAAGAAATTTACACTGGTTCTTGTCCAAAGAGTGGGGACAACATTACTGACTACTTCAACATGACTAAATGAAATGGCATATTGGCACATTAACTAGCTCTTTAACTTTTTTTGAACCATATAATCACTAATCGACAATCACAATTGACGACTTGATGTTGGACCAGAAAAACCACTTTGAAAGTGTTGGTTAACCCAAAGGAATGATCTTTCCACATAGTAGATTATTTAAGCTGTAGAAAATTAGTAAATCTTTACTTTTATTTCATAAAGAGACATTACTAAAAAGAAAAGAGGAGAAATTAAGCTGGAGGATATGAGTATTTCTTCAGCTACTTTGTCAAACTATCTGACCAAACGTCAAGTTTTGCAGCACAGACGTTCATCACTTGCATTTCcagttttgttcttttttttcttctttttttttcttatcatgGTAGGCTTGGCCAACAGAAAATAATTGGAAAAAACCAATGTTCCTGTAATCAAGAGGCGTCTAacgattttctttcttttaatattttctgcCCAAAAATAGCAACTGGCAAAGCAAATTTACATATGCTAAACCCAAGAAATCAAAAGAAGGGTAACAAACGGAATGTCACTTTGCAAATTACCTGCTGTGCAAGTACAAGACGACCTTCACATTTACCAGAAGTACCACACAAAAGAGGAGATGCATAATCACGTAGCTGAACGACCAGAGAACCTGCGTGCAAGAGAATATTACTCCCATATAGTCGAGAAAATGGTATATCATTTTCACAACAAACCGGATCTAGCGTCTTTATGACCTCTATCATCCCATCATCTCCACCATCAATCCTTGTCAAGGTTACATCTAAGTCTCTTGCTGTTATGGAAAGAAGAGAAGTCCTAGAAGTACTTGGCTTAAAACCAGACTGAAACCCTTCCCTACAGGCACCTGAACCTTCAGATGGTGCTAGATTTTTGCATGCCCTGTAATAAGATTTGAATGATTGTTTATAAATTTCTCCTTTCATCTCATTAACTGCTGATGGATCTTGTACATCAATCTCAACTCCATTAAAGAAAGTTTTTCTTCCTTGAGTAGAATCTACTGTTTCGGTTGTTTTAGGAATCTGGTTGGCTTTGGAAACAAATTCATCAAGAAACTTCAACCTAACAGCTAACTCAGATGCCTCATTCTTCATCAGCTGATAATGTTCATCAAGCCAACCTTGCAGCGGCTCTTCTTCAATATCAGCAGTTAACTTTCGTATGCCAAACTTTAAACAGCCAACTTTCATTGAACCAGGCTTCTTAGGTTTTGAGGTATCTTTCTTCGTGGGAAAGATGAGGCTAGTTCTAGCAGCACTTACAAGCTTCAAAGCACGCAACATTTCTTCAACAGAATCATCAATGGCGCGCAATTCTAACCTATATGGCAAGCAAATATGAACATCAAGGCCTTGAATTACCCAATCCCATGTTGTAGCTACAGGTGTTTTTGCGTCGGAAGGGCATGAGGCACTAGGAACACGTGAAATTTGCATCCGGCTACTTTTTAATACTCTGGACCCATTAAAACTAAGCATAAGCCCTTCAAGAAGTACACCTATACGGGCATTCTCAGAAAAAATTGATTGTACCTGAACCATTGCATCAACCCCATCACCAGCCTCAGCAAATATGGACAGCATTTCCACATCTACAGCAAAAATAGATTCCCTCTTCTTGGGCTTGTCTAAATTCACTGGTTCTGCAATGACTTCTTTTTTCTGGTCAGAACCTTTCATGCCAGGGGCATCTTCACTACCATGTCTCTGAAGCTTCTGATTATGTACAAGTAACTTCAACTGTAGTCCAAGTTCAACTAGTGATAATTGTACATCAGGTTCCCACCTAACTGTAATATCAGTAGCACTGAAAAGAGAGCAAACAGCAACCTCTTTCAGACCACCAGAACGCCGTACAAATTTGGAATTCTGGATGTCAAACAAAGCCACTTTCGTTTCCGGTTTATCTTCCTCCAAGTGGTCCTGATAGATAGATCTGGCTCTTTCAAGTTCAATCTGTGTGGATTGTTTCTCCTTGTTCACGCGCAAACTTAAATGGAAGATGTCAAGAGAAATGGAATACCTCAGTTTCTTGCGTTCATCAGATGTTGTGGACATTATGTCTGCAACCCGGGGTGTGCCATCATCTGAGGTACTTATTACAACTCGACCACCTTGTGATCCATAGTTCACACGCTTAGGATCTGCAACAACAGTATTTTCTAAGCCTGCCTCACCACAAAATTTCACAGAACATCGTTCAAGATTTAACTTCAACAGCTGAGTCCCTTTCCCTGATGGTTTGGACGGACGCCCTCGGCTTTGTGATGCTCTTCTTTCAGAAGAAGACAAAGTTTTCAAAAGTGCTTGAAAGGACATTGCAGTTGATATAAGCGACTCAACACGCTTGAATGTAAAAAACACACCCATACCAGTCACATCAACAGATAAAACCAATTTACATTTCGGACCGTCTTCTTTGGATGATTCCATGTCCTTTTTGCCCCAGTCCAGACTAACCTTTCCAACATTAATTATAGAACCCGAATTTGATTCTACACCAAAAAGGCTCTCTTTCAAGCATTCTTGGTATTCATCTGCCATGTGCAAATTTAGCTCACCAAGTTCCATATGTACAGTGGTTCCCGTATTTGATATGTTATTCGCAAATATGTGCGATGATTGAGAGCAACCCTACACCAGAAACTCAAATGTTATGACTTGTaattcataattttatttttgaactaaaaaaaaaaaaaaagattaacggGAATAGGAATACATGATTAATGACAAATAAAGAAGCTGAAGCTAAAGAAGAGCAAGAGACACAATGGCTACTTCACCGGACAGTGAAAATTAGACGGCAAATCAACAAAAACAGAGCTCTATCACCTACATATATGCAAATGGTTTACATTATAATATGACTAAATATTAATTGCTTAAGAACTTAGAAGTGCACTTGGGAGAGAATGGTACTACAATGTTGTTTTCTTTGATCTAATACAACTTTTttcttaatcaaaacagaaGGCCCTACTATGTATGACCTGCTGAGGGGTTTTAATATACACCACACTTTTACTCATTTTAAAGGAAATAGAATAAAAACCACTCTGAATTTTTGCAATGGCGAATGGATGGTTTCATATCCTTTCACCTATGAGTTCCCCATGTACATAAAATGATATTCAAGCAAGGACAAGAAGAGCGCTCAAAACTCTACAAATATCAGGAAATTCTAATAATAACCCATTTGCTTACTACACCTCTCATCTCCTTTAACAAATTAAAGATTTGCTCGATAACCAACCTAATCCCAAATGCCCCCAATTTGTATAAGGGATACTGATCCTTTTGGATTAGATCATGCCCCCAGGGTTAGATTGCTGGCTTCCCTTTGTCTCCTTGTCAAAGCACGCAAGGGATGTTTCTTTTAATTTGATCCATGTGTATTGGTCTGCCATTTTAGTCTAAGTGGGTCTATTTTCTCTAAGTCCGGAGTGGGGTTTGAGGgatgtttgaaaaatcactGCTTTTTAGGCGTTCGTTTCCAACGgtcttttcattttattttgtatttctcCTTTGCCCCTCCAATAAAAAGATTGGATTCTTAGGTCTTATCACACAAATAGCTACAACATCCTTTTACTCACTAAACCAACCTATGTAAACTTTTTACTCATTATATCcctcataactctcaaaactcTTAACTATGAAGACATGAAAGCCACTGCCATCACAGCCCACCGCTGATCCACCGGGTCACTGGACTTGAAGAGCTACCACACATTTCATGAGACCTGCTCACCCACTCCCACATGACCACACATCTAAGCTTTTAGAAGCACCTTTTTGAATTTCATCTTCAGCGAAGACCTAGGGTGAATCTTAAATCTAAGCTCATTTGTGGTTTCTGTAACTATTTTCATTGCTTATGATCTTTTTTGGCCTTTGTCTGTTATGATTTATGTTGGAAAACATACTCCGTGTGTGATTTAAAATCATTTAATGGATTCAAGGTTTTTCAAACATCAAACACCCCTCCATGGCCCTTTTCCAGAGTGGCAACTAATAACTGAGTGGTATGTGATCAAATACGGGAAAATGAATAGAATTTACCCTAAATGATTTTAGGAAAGTTAAATCTAGAATGCACTTACATAAATTCACTACCACTGTAATCACTTGTTTGGTACCCCCACAGATTTTCCTCAAAATGTCTAATAAAATCACTCAAACTTATGGAAGTGCTGTTTAAGCATCTCTCCCACCGCAGTCATCATAACTGGGAAAGAAACTGTTGCGCATCACACATACCCTAATCATATAATATGAATCTACGAGGAATGGAGATGTGGGAAACTGTACCAGAATTGCTGCCCTGAACTTTCTTATGATTTGATACATTCCTGCTTTTATATTGTCTTTTCCTATGgtaaaatttgcataaaatgCTTGATAATTTATATAACTCAATTTGGCAAAATAAATGCCTTTCAGTGTTTGTTGTTCCTGGTTGGCTCTATAAATTTCACATTAGATAATTATATAACAGAAAAAAACTGATATTGTACAGGAAAATTTCACTTTTTCCAAAGTTTCTTACATGCACAGACAAGAATATCTTACTCTTTATACTTTTCCTGATTTTTATAACTAATTTTATATCATTGATTTCGATCCCATGGCTTGCACATATGGGTAAATGCCCTCTGGGCACAATTTTTTGATAAATTtacacataaataaaaaaacacaaaaatataaGTTGTTCAGTGTAACCTCAAAAATATGATAGTGCTAACAGAGAGTCGTATCACTTACATGATACAATGGCAACCCACTGATGCTATAAACCACAATAGTCATCTCAGGGGCTGAAACAGTACATGTCCACATGATGGCTTTGGTATCATCGGTTGGCGGTGGCTTGTCAAGAGTGGAAGTTCCCTCCCGAAGCACCATTCGTTTCTTTTTTGAGAAGTGGAGGCGCAACCATGGCTTTAATCTATTCATTATAACGTTGCATTGTGTACCTCCAAGCTTTACATCCATTTCAGCTCTGACAGGCAAGGTTGGCTGAAAAGTTAAAAGAGTTCCAAGTCAATAAATGACCCCCACCACATCAAAAATGCAGTGCCTGTTTCCAATGAAATATTGCATAGGGAATTCCATGGGAAATTCCAGATTTGattcttttcaaaaaaatatatatacatcgCATGGGAAATTCTAGATTTGTTGGAATGGACTGTAGCAGTGGCCCATGGATCTTATCATGTGCTTCGTTGCTTTTAGAAACattgttttcatttatttagAGACTATGTCCTcagtttctttctttattttcatCATATAAATACATTCCATATTAAACATGGAAAGCACTACTAGTAAGTATAAACCACAAACCTTCAGTGAAAAACCACAATCAAATAATCCTTGAATAGTGCTAAATCAATGATCCATCAATATATTCTTCtcaacaaaacataaaaaaaaacaatccatCAATATATTCAGTATCAAAATTAACTGTACATGATGATATGTTTAATTGGATATATTTACCCAACGTATGCAAGAAGTATAAAATATAAGCAGAAGGAAGAGATTAACTTTTAGGAGACACAGGTTGAACAACTTAAACTAAAAAAACTTACCTGTACTGGAATGTAAAAGAATGATGCAACATCAACTTTCAGTATCTCCAAAACAGAAATGCCAGCTTCTCTAAGCAActgaaacataatgtcaaaATCATCATCGAGAATAGACCAATATGCAACGAATGTGAAAAGTAAAACACTAAAATCATATTAACAGTGTCAAAGTTACATTCATACATGAATCTCACTGAAATCCAATTGAACATCAAGGCGTGTAGTCTCCCCCACATCTTCACTGGATTGTGATTTGGTGCTTTTTAATTGGATACCCATTATGTTATTCTCGACAGAAAAATCATATTCCCGATGCACAAATCTCACGTCCAGTTTTGGTAAACTGAAGGAAACCTATCAAAGAAGTAAAATATTAATTCTTATAAGGAACAATTTAATAAAAGAGAAGTTACACAAGTGGATGAACCAGACGTTGATGAAAGCACATAAACAAGAACAAGGAAAGATTCAATTGTAAATAATTGCATGATACTTAATATGATTCAAGAGGTTGACATGGAAAATGAATTGCTAATATCATCACATTCAGTGCAACAACTCTGAGTAATAGATATAGGGTAGAAAGATGCAAGAGAAGCTGTCAGAAGGAAATCACATTAGAGTCCGGTGACAAGCAAAACATGGCATAAAATAAAGGTTGGTCAGAGTTTTAAAATAATCTATAGCCCACTCACTCTACTTCAAAATAGGCACAAAAAAGTTCATGACTCCTCTACCCTTTATGACTCTTTCTGGACAGGGGAGATATCCTCCAAGGCACACTTCTGGCACTAGTTTAAACTTGTTTCAGCCTCTTAATACTGTACCCTAAATTACTGCTATCACATAACTATTCGGGATTTCACCTGACTGGTAAGGATAAAGGAACAGCCTGGGATATGGGTAGGTGTTAGTCCAAATCTTGGTAGGAGAAAATCTATACCATCATATCGCATGTAATTACACATACGTATAGTCCAACAACTAATTCTTTGAAAATCTGACAATAAACCTTGATGCTCAAGTAATTTCTTTGATGCCTGTGCAATTAAATTGaagtgtgtgtgcgtgtgtctttggagtttcatattttttaggaaattatttatcaaaaagaaaagaaaacatctACAAAAATGAACATGGTATCAAAACCAACTGTGCAATCATAACTTACATTCACTAAAAAGGAATATCCCAAAATTCTTAAATAAAGATGCCCAATATAAAGAATATAATTCTGTCTAGAAGAAAACACTTAAGAAAATTCATGTTTAAAGGAATCTGAACAGAAAGAAAATGGCATTAGTAAAATTATGACAAACTGAAGGGGGGAAGAGACAGACAGATCATGTTGAAAGCCATATTAGTTGACAAACCTTTTCTGGAAATAGAGAGGTGTACTTTGAGAGTGCAACAAtcatttgttgttttttgtgtggcTTTTTAGAAGCAACAGAATCAGTAGAGGACCCTAGAACGTTATCAGGTTGAAAAGAAGTTTGTGATGAACTTTTGCTTTTTGAAAGCAACTCCTCATTTAGGTTCACAGTAATCTCTCCACAGGCAATGTCCACATTCTTGATCATTACACCGACTTCcctacatccaaatcaagtgaATAAAAAGATATTAGCTGGTTTACCTTGCCTTATcattggaaattaaaaattaaaaataaaaaaaatctaatgatAGAAGAGACACAAAAAGTAATATAAGAATGAAAGTCTCATACTCAAGAAATCATATGCCACATTAAAAGCAATTAACTATGCTTTTGCATCTACAGAAAGAAACATATTTCTCCAAAGAT includes:
- the LOC126632265 gene encoding protein SABRE-like isoform X4 — its product is MTMAASPVNFLFCFLVICITLWLLFIFSSRLLAWILSRVVGASIRFRFGGWKCIRDLVVEFKKGAVESVSVGEIKLSLRQSLVKLFGFISKDPKLQVLICDLEVVMRPSSRSTAKAKPRRPRTTKANSGRGKWMVVANIARYLSVSITDLVLKMPKASIEVKELKVDMSKDGASKQNLIVKLQISPIVVLRSDPRVSCDLSNFSTGGSISASQSSSSMMERTSALFICEDFILSCEFGYDREVGVMIKNVDIACGEITVNLNEEMLSKSKSSSQTSSQPDNFLGSATDSVASKKPHKKQQMIVALSKYTSLFPEKVSFSLPKLDVRFVHREYDFSVENNIMGIQLKSTKSQSSEDVGETTRLDVQLDFSEIHLLREAGISVLEILKVDVASFFYIPVQPTLPVRAEMDVKLGGTQCNVIMNRLKPWLRLHFSKKKRMVLREGTSTLDKPPPTDDTKAIMWTCTVSAPEMTIVVYSISGLPLYHGCSQSSHIFANNISNTGTTVHMELGELNLHMADEYQECLKESLFGVESNSGSIINVGKVSLDWGKKDMESSKEDGPKCKLVLSVDVTGMGVFFTFKRVESLISTAMSFQALLKTLSSSERRASQSRGRPSKPSGKGTQLLKLNLERCSVKFCGEAGLENTVVADPKRVNYGSQGGRVVISTSDDGTPRVADIMSTTSDERKKLRYSISLDIFHLSLRVNKEKQSTQIELERARSIYQDHLEEDKPETKVALFDIQNSKFVRRSGGLKEVAVCSLFSATDITVRWEPDVQLSLVELGLQLKLLVHNQKLQRHGSEDAPGMKGSDQKKEVIAEPVNLDKPKKRESIFAVDVEMLSIFAEAGDGVDAMVQVQSIFSENARIGVLLEGLMLSFNGSRVLKSSRMQISRVPSASCPSDAKTPVATTWDWVIQGLDVHICLPYRLELRAIDDSVEEMLRALKLVSAARTSLIFPTKKDTSKPKKPGSMKVGCLKFGIRKLTADIEEEPLQGWLDEHYQLMKNEASELAVRLKFLDEFVSKANQIPKTTETVDSTQGRKTFFNGVEIDVQDPSAVNEMKGEIYKQSFKSYYRACKNLAPSEGSGACREGFQSGFKPSTSRTSLLSITARDLDVTLTRIDGGDDGMIEVIKTLDPVCCENDIPFSRLYGSNILLHAGSLVVQLRDYASPLLCGTSGKCEGRLVLAQQATSFQPQVYKEVYIGRWRKVNMLRSASGTTPPMKTFTDLSLHFQKAEVSFGVGYEPAFADVTYAFSVALRRANLSVRNPNPLPTPPKKEKSLPWWDDMRNYIHGNITLLFSEAKFNILATTDPYEKLDKLQIITGSMEIQQSDGRIYVSANAFKIFLSSLESLANNRGLKLPKGVSGPLLEAPAFTVEVTLGWECESGNPMNHYLFALPAEGRPRDKVFDPYRSTSLSLRWTFSLRPSPLEKQSTFSTEAGNGDVDGTVYGPPHKDDNVSVLSPTLNVGAHDLAWLIKFWNMNYLPPHKLRSFARWPRFGVPRVPRSGNLSLDRVMTEFMLRIDAAPTCLKHMPLDDDDPAKGLTFNMTKLKCEMCYSRGKQKYTFECKREPLDLVYQGFDLHMPKAFLNKKESTSVAKVVQMTIKNSQSASTDRGPNEKSNYVSSCTEKHRDDGFLLSSDYFTIRRQAPKADPARLLAWQEAGRKNLEMTYVRSEFENGSESDEHTRSDHSDDDGYNVVIADNCQRIFVYGLKLLWTIENRDAVWSFVGGLSKAFQPSKPSPSRQYAQRKLHEENQAHTGGEMQQDGNSKPSTTSHGVTSSSVEHAETSGSLSSPAHPVKLENSSSATENSSSVAVGNSSSATSGNSPSVVVGNSSSAVVAKNRDTNDSEEEGTRHFMVNVIEPQFNLHSEDANGRFLLAAVSGRVLARSFHSVLQVGSEMLEQALGTGNVNIPECEPEMTWKRMEFSVMLEHVQAHVAPTDVDPGAGLQWLPKIRRSSPKVKRTGALLERVFMPCDMYFRYTRHKGGTPELKVKPLKELTFNSRNITATMTSRQFQVMLDVLTNLLFARLPKPRKSSLSLPAEDDEDVEEEADEVVPDGVEEVELAKVDLEQKEREQKLVLGDIRKLSLRCDTTGDLYPEKEGDLWMINCTRSTLVQGLKRELVNSKKSRKASYASLRMALHKAAQLRLMEKEKNKSPSYAMRISLQINKVVWSMIVDGKSFAEAEINDMIYDFDRDYKDVGVAQFTTKNFVVRNCLPNAKSDMLLSAWNPPTEWEKKVLLRVDAKQGAPKDGNSSLERFQVEIYPLKIHLTEAMYRMMWGYLFPEEEQDSQRRQEVWKVSTTAGAKRVKKGSLVPEISALSGQTNKESEASSKASASAPATSQSSVHADPVQESKLQNLKTTVGGSPTRELRRTSSFDRSWEDTVAESVATELVLQSITGPLGSIEPDESSKNKLKDPKAVKSGRSSHEEKKVTKSQEEKRSRPRKMMEFHNIKISQVELCVTYEGSRFVVNDLKLLMDTFHRVEFTGTWRRLFSRVKKHIIWGVLKSVTGMQGKKFKDKANSQREPSGSGVPDSDLNFSDNEGQPEQPDQNPIPFLKRPSDGAGDGFVTSIRGLFNTQRRKAKAFVLRTMRGEAENDFQGDWSESDAEFSPFARQLTITKAKRLIRRHTKKFRSRKGSSSQQRDSLASSPRETTAFESDSSSGSSPYEDFNEGNILSSREVP